The following proteins are co-located in the Aquarana catesbeiana isolate 2022-GZ linkage group LG02, ASM4218655v1, whole genome shotgun sequence genome:
- the AVPR1B gene encoding vasopressin V1b receptor, translating into MSSNYNSTALDLDRYPLYSSVKLYNIVNSSDLRDEDLAKAEVAVLSIILAITMLGNVGVIFAIYRRVKKMTRMHLFIVHLAITDLAVALFQILPQLIWDITFRFIGSDFVCRTVKYTQVMSMFASTYMLMMMTIDRYIAVCHPLKTLQQPTQHAYIMIAVTWIISSLLSLPQIFIFSLKEIEQHIGIVDCWADFRYPWGAKAYITWTTISLFAVPVGILVVCYSLICCEICKNLKGKIQTSRQRQVMPSRVSSIQTISRAKIRTVKMTFVIVISYIICWTPFFSVQMWSVWDENAPDDDSSDVAFTITMLLACLSSCSNPWIYMFYSSPQLCPRIHLPHSQRQNSTGSASSHRDTLLIQIRTHSMQMQATCQSIRDLYPAFDDTVIETGLL; encoded by the exons ATGAGTTCTAATTATAACAGTACTGCTTTGGATTTGGACCGTTATCCTCTGTATTCATCTGTGAAATTGTACAATATTGTAAATTCCTCAGACTTGAGAGATGAAGATCTAGCTAAAGCTGAAGTGGCAGTCTTAAGTATTATTTTGGCCATCACAATGCTAGGAAATGTAGGAGTAATATTTGCTATATACAGAAGAGTGAAGAAGATGACCAGGATGCATCTCTTTATTGTTCATCTTGCTATCACTGACTTAGCAGTAGCCCTGTTTCAGATCTTACCCCAGTTGATCTGGGATATTACTTTTCGATTCATTGGTTCTGATTTTGTTTGTAGGACTGTGAAATATACTCAAGTTATGAGCATGTTTGCATCTACTTACATGCTGATGATGATGACTATAGACAGGTATATTGCAGTATGTCATCCACTAAAGACTTTGCAACAGCCAACACAACATGCTTATATCATGATTGCGGTTACATGGATTATCAGTAGCCTTTTAAGCCTTCCTCAGATTTTCATTTTCTCTCTAAAAGAAATTGAACAACACATAGGAATTGTAGATTGCTGGGCTGACTTTAGATATCCATGGGGTGCTAAAGCCTACATTACATGGACCACCATTTCTTTATTTGCTGTGCCCGTTGGAATCCTTGTAGTATGCTACAGTTTAATTTGCTGTGAGATCTGCAAGAACCTGAAAGGAAAGATTCAGACATCAAGACAGAGACAAGTGATGCCTTCTAGAGTAAGCAGCATACAAACTATTTCCAGGGCCAAGATCAGGACAGTGAAGATGACTTTTGTCATTGTAATTTCATATATCATATGCTGGACACCCTTCTTCAGCGTTCAGATGTGGTCTGTATGGGATGAAAATGCTCCAGATGATG ATTCTTCAGATGTTGCATTTACCATCACCATGCTCCTGGCCTGCCTAAGCAGTTGTAGTAACCCTTGGATCTATATGTTCTATAGTAGTCCCCAGTTGTGTCCACGGATTCATCTCCCTCATTCCCAGAGGCAGAATTCTACAGGAAGTGCATCAAGCCATCGGGATACCCTACTGATTCAGATTCGGACACACTCAATGCAGATGCAAGCCACATGCCAGAGCATTAGGGACCTGTAtccagcatttgatgacacagtcaTAGAAACAGGACTCCTCTAA